One window from the genome of Saimiri boliviensis isolate mSaiBol1 chromosome 2, mSaiBol1.pri, whole genome shotgun sequence encodes:
- the FOXB2 gene encoding forkhead box protein B2, with amino-acid sequence MPRPGKSSYSDQKPPYSYISLTAMAIQHSAEKMLPLSDIYKFIMERFPYYREHTQRWQNSLRHNLSFNDCFIKIPRRPDQPGKGSFWALHPDCGDMFENGSFLRRRKRFKVLRADHAHLHAGSTKGAPGAGPGGHLHPHHHHHPHHHHHHHAAAHHHHHHHPPQPPPPPPPPPPHMVHYFHQQPPTAPQPPPHLPSQPPQPPPQQSQPQQPSHPGKMQEAAAVAAAAAAAAAAAVGSVGRLSQFPPYGLGSAAVAAAAAAASTSGFKHPFAIENIIGRDYKGVLQSGGLPLASVMHHLGYPVPGQLGNVVSSVWPHVGVMDSVAAAAAAAAAAGVPVGPEYGAFGVPVKALCHSASQSLPAVPVPIKPTPALPPVSSLQPALTVPAASQQPPAPSTVCSAAAASPVASLLEPTAPTAAESKGSSLHSVLVHS; translated from the coding sequence ATGCCGCGGCCAGGGAAGAGCTCGTATAGCGACCAAAAGCCGCCCTACTCATACATCTCACTGACCGCCATGGCAATCCAGCACTCAGCCGAGAAGATGCTGCCGCTGAGCGACATCTACAAGTTCATCATGGAGCGCTTCCCCTACTACCGCGAGCACACACAGCGCTGGCAGAACAGTCTGCGCCACAACCTCTCCTTCAATGACTGCTTCATCAAGATCCCGCGGCGGCCCGACCAGCCTGGCAAGGGTAGCTTCTGGGCGCTGCACCCCGACTGCGGCGACATGTTCGAGAACGGCAGCTTCCTACGGCGCCGCAAGCGCTTCAAGGTGCTGCGCGCGGACCATGCTCACCTGCACGCGGGAAGCACCAAGGGCGCGCCGGGCGCCGGGCCAGGAGGGCACCTtcacccccatcaccaccaccacccccaccaccaccatcatcaccacgcTGCCGcgcaccaccaccatcaccaccacccaccccagccgccgccgccgccgcccccgccgccgccgcacATGGTGCACTATTTCCACCAGCAGCCGCCTACTGCTCCTCAGCCGCCTCCGCACCTCCCGTCGCAGCCCCCGCAGCCACCGCCGCAGCAGTCGCAGCCTCAGCAGCCGTCTCACCCCGGCAAGATGCAGGAGGCGGCGGccgtggcggcggcggcggcggcggcggcggcggccgcggtgGGCAGCGTGGGGCGCCTGTCTCAGTTCCCACCCTACGGGCTGGGCTCAGCCGCCGTCGCTGCCGCCGCAGCCGCGGCGTCCACATCCGGCTTCAAGCACCCCTTTGCCATTGAGAACATTATTGGCCGGGACTACAAGGGCGTGCTACAGTCTGGAGGGCTGCCCTTGGCGTCCGTCATGCACCACCTGGGCTACCCCGTGCCCGGCCAGCTCGGCAACGTCGTCAGCTCTGTGTGGCCTCACGTTGGAGTCATGGATTCGGTGGCCGCCGCTGCGGCCGCCGCGGCCGCAGCCGGAGTCCCTGTAGGTCCGGAGTATGGGGCCTTCGGGGTCCCGGTCAAAGCCCTGTGCCACTCGGCAAGCCAGAGCCTGCCTGCGGTGCCGGTGCCCATCAAGCCCACGCCTGCGCTGCCGCCAGTGTCCTCGCTGCAGCCCGCGCTCACTGTCCCCGCGGCTTCGCAGCAGCCTCCGGCGCCATCCACCGTGTGCTCCGCGGCCGCGGCCTCGCCCGTCGCCTCTCTGCTGGAGCCCACAGCCCCGACCGCGGCCGAGAGCAAGGGCAGCTCCCTGCACTCGGTGCTAGTGCACTCCTAG